CCGCAGCCGGAGCCGCACTGCTGCTCGCCCCCCTGTCGGTGGCCGCGCCGTCGAGCGCCGCCACGGACGACCCTGCCTACCGGGCCACCAGCGCCCCCAACGTCTTCTACCCCGTGGCCGGCGGCGCGGGCGTGAAGGACCTCAAGACCTTCTCCTCACGGCGCCAGGCCACCGACGTCGCCGCGCCCTGCGGCACCAGCGTCCGCGCCTCGCACCCCGGCACCGCCCGCGTCCTCAAGCGCACGGTCAAGGGTCGCAGCGCCTACCTGGTGCGCGTCTACACCGGCACCGCCGACCTGTCCACCAGCTACGGCTGGCTCGCCTCGCCCGCGGTCGTCGACGGCCAGGTGCTCCAGTCCGGCCAGGTGCTCGGCGCCCTGACCCGCCACCTCACCACCCGCGCGTGCTCGCTGGCGTTCGCGGTGACCAAGGACGGCAAGGCGGTCAACCCGACGACGTGGCTGGCGCGGTACGTCGGCGACGCCCCGCCGGTCGGCCGCCTCTACGACACCGCCGGGATCGACCTGGTCTCGTTCAACCTGCTCGGCGCCAACCACACCGAGAACAGCCCCGTGTACGCGACGTACCCCTCGCGGATGCGGCGTGCCATGCAGCTGCTCGACGACCGCGCCATCGACGTCGCCGGGCTGCAGGAGTTCCAGAAGCCGCAGGCCCAGTGGTTCGACGCCAACGGCTACGACCAGACCTGGGGCGAGTTCTACTTCGACCCGCCCGGCAAGTCGTGGGACCCCGACAACGCGATCATCTGGCGCCGCTCCACGATGGAGCTCGTCGAGTCGCAGACCTTCTCGGTCCCCTACTTCGGCGGCAACCTGCGCGCCATGCCGGCGGTGCTGCTGCGCGAGAAGGCCACCGGCCGCACCGCGTGGTACCTCAACGTCCACAACCCCGCCAGCAGCAAGCAGCGCGGCGACCACGCCGTGTGGCGGGCCCAGGCCGTGGCCATCGAGCGCCAGAAGGTCGTCGACCTGCGCGCGACCGGCCGTCCCGTCTTCCTGGTCGGCGACTTCAACGACGCCGAGCCCGCCTTCTGCCCGCTCACCGCGGGCAAGCTGATGATCTCGCCCAACAGCCTGCCCAGCGACACCTGCGCGTTCCCGGCCAAGGGCCGCTCGATCGACTGGATCTTCGCTGCCGGTCAGGTGCGGTTCTCCTACTTCCTGCGCGACACCACGACGCGGACCAGCAAGATCACCGACCACCCGATCATCCAGACCCGGGCGCACCTCCAGGACTGACCGCGGGCTCCCCACGGCCGCTTCGTAGACTGGACCCGTGGGGAGAGCAGCGGCAGCACGCAGGGTGGCAGCCGCCACCGCCTACGGCAGCGGCGGCCTGACCGCCCTGGGCGCCTCCCTCTACGCCCTGCTGCGGGCCGAGGCCGTGATCGCCCGGCGCACCATCGGGCCGGCCGGCCTGCGGGTCCCGGACGCCACCGGCTGGTACGGCCGCGGCCGGCCAGGCCCCGCCCTGCGCCTGGCCCTGCTCGGCGACTCCAGCGCCGCCGGCTACGGGGTCGACTCGGTCGAGCAGACCCCCGGCGCGTGGCTGGCCTCGAGCGTGGCCGAGCGGGCCGACCGCCGGGTGCACCTGCGGGCCTACCCCAAGGTCGGTGCGCAGTCGAGCGCGCTGGAGGGCCAGGTGACCGCGGCCCTGGCCGGCTCCCCCGACGTCGTCGTGGTCTTCATCGGCGCCAACGACGTCACCCACGCGGTGCTGCCCTCGGCCTCGGTGCGCCACCTCTCCGACGCGGTGCGGCGCCTCACCGCGGCCGGTGTCGCGGTCGTGGTCGGCACCTGCCCGGACCTCGGCACCATCCAGCCGCTGCCTCCCCCGCTGCGCCAGGTGGCCCGGGTCTGGTCGCGCCGCCTCGCCGCAGCGCAGACCATCGCCGTCGTCGAGGCCGGCGGCCGCACGGTCTCCCTGGCCTCGATCCTGGGCGAGGAGTTCGCCTCCGCCCCGGCCCTGCTGTTCGGGCCCGACCGGTTCCACCCCTCGGCGCGGGGCTACGAGTCGATGGCCCGGGTCATGGTGCCCTCGGTGCTGGCCGCGCTGGGCTTCGGCGAGGTCGAGGAGGACGCTCCCCGCGCGGTGCGCGGCGAGGCCGTGCTCCCCATCGGGTACGCCGCCACCCGGGCGAGCGAGAACCCCGGCACCGAGATCGACGGCACCGAGGTCGGCGGCGCCACCCGGGGCGTCGGCGGCCGCTGGGTGACGCTCATGCGCCGCCGGCTGCTGCCCACCGGTGCGGCCGAGACCCCGGACGAGTCGGACGCGACAGACGCCCCGACCGAGGACTCGGTCGAGGCGCCTGGCTGAGCTGTCTGCGTCGTCCGCGCCCCGAGGGGCCCGGACGGGCGGGTGTCAGTCGTTGCCGCGCAGGATGGCCAGCAGCCGCAGCAGCTGGACGTAGATCCACACGATGGTCACGGTGAGCCCGAAGGCGGCCCGCCACGACTCGCGGTCGGGGAGCCCCGCCTCGATGCCGCGCTCGACGAAGTCGAAGTCCATGATCAGCATGAACACGCCCAGGACGACGCCCAGGGCCGCGAAGACCATGCCGACGGTGCCGAACCCGTTGACGCCGAGGCCGGCCCCGAAGAACGACAGCACGAAGCTGAACAGGCTGACCGCCACGAAGCCGATCATCGCCGCGGTGACGAAGATGCGGAACTTCGGCGTCACTCGGATGTCGAAGAACTTGTACGCCGCGAGGGTGCCGACGACCGCCATGAAGGTGCCGGCGACCGCCTGGAGGACCAGGCCGCTCTGGCCGGGGCCGACGAAGGTCGCCTCGACCACCTTGGAGAAGGCGCCGACGAACAGGCCCTGCATGGCGGCGTAGGCCAGCACCAGCGCCGGGCTGATCACCTTCTTGAAGGAGTTGACCATCGCCAGCACGAAGCCGCCGAGCGAGCCCACCAGGGACAGCGCGTAGAGCGTCCCCAGGGTGCCCTGCGCCGTCGAGGCGTTGCCGAGGTCGCCGGTGAGGACCCACGTCGCCGCGGCGACGAGGACCACCACGCCCAGCGACAGGCCGGTCTTCTGCACGACGCTGTCGATGGTCATCCGGCCCTGGTCGAGCTGGGGCGCGGGGGCGTAGCCACCCCCGAGGCCGCCCTGGTCGTAGGAGCCGTAGCCGCCCGGTCCGGAGCCCTGGCCGAGGCCGGTGCTCCAGGTGGACGGACTGCCGACGGAGGCGTTGCCGCGGCCGTTGAAGCCCTCGGAACGCGTGAAAACCGGGTTGTTGCTCTGCAAGGCGTCCTCCTTGGATGCCTGCGAACCCCCCACTCTGGTGTTCGCGCGACGCCCGGATCCTACCGGTGCGTCATGGTCTCAACGATCGGCGCGGGACCGGTGTTCCCACCGGGCGCACGATCGTGCAACCGTGCCCCGGGTGGGACTCGAACCCACACTGGGCGGTTTTTAAGACCGCTTCCTCTGCCGTTGGGATACCGGGGCGGCAGTGCCCGCCGATCATAGGGAGCCGAGGTCGGCCAGCCCGGCCGCCCGGCCGAGCACGGCGTCGAGCATCGGCTCGGTGAGCCGGCCGGTGAAGGTGTTCTGCTGCGAGGGGTGGTAGCAGCCCAGCAGCGTCAGCTCCCCCAGCACCACCTCGGCGCCGTGCCCGAAGCGCGGTCGGGGTCGCGGCACCGCCACCCCGGCGCGCTCCAGCGAGCGCAGCGCCGCGTCCCACCCGAACCCGCCCAGGCACACCACCACCCGCAGGGTCGGCAGCAGCAGCCGCAGCTCGCGCTCGACCCAGGGCGCGCACGTGTCACGCTCCTCGGTCGTGGGCTTGTTGTCCGGCGGGGCACAGCGGACCGCGGCCACCACCCGGGTCGAGCGCAGCTCGAGTCCGTCGCCGGCGTGGGTCGAGGTGGGCCGCGAGGCCAGGCCGACCCGGTGCAGGGAGGCGAACAGCCAGTCACCCGACCGGTCGCCGGTGAAGACCCGACCGGTCCGGTTGGCGCCGTGGGCGGCCGGGGCCAGGCCCATCACCAGCACCCGGGCGTGCGGATCGCCGAAGCCCGGGACCGGACGGCCCCAGTAGTCCTCCCCCGCGTACGCCGCCCGCTTCTCGCGCGCGACCTGCTCGCGCCAGTCGACGAGCCGGGGACAGGCGCGGCACACCGAGACCCGTGCGTCGAGCTCGGGGAGCGAGGCCCGGGCCGCCAGCCGGGCCACGCCTGCCGCCCCGCGGGCGGCGACCGGAACGGGGACGCCGGGAGCGACGGGGTCGCCGGGCCAGCCCGACCCGGGGACGGTCACCGACGGGGCGCGGCCGAGCCCGGACGACCGAACGGACGGTCGGCCGGGTCGCCGTGGCCGGCAGCTGCCTCGCGGATCTCGCGCTGGGCGGCGTGGTCGCGCTCCCGGCGCGCCTCGGCCCGGCGGACGCCGCGCTCGTCGCGCAGCGGCAGCTGGAGCCGCTCCTCGGCCGCCACACCGTGCTGGAGCTGGCGTCCGCGCTCGAGCTCGGCGTCGAGCTCGGCCCCGAGCACCAGCGCCACGTGGCTCAGCCACGCCCACAGCAGCACCACCAGCACGCCGACGGCGGCCACCAGCAGCCGGGTCGGCCCCCCGTCGACGCGGGAGGTCGCGGCCACGGCCACCGCCGCAGCGACGCCGAGGACCAGCCAGGCCAGGAAGGCGAGCACCGACCCCGGGGTCAGCAGCCGCCGGGGCAGCACGGCGTTCGGGGTGGAGCGCTGGAGCAGCACCACGACGGCCAGGACGACCAGGGCCAGGACCGGCCACTTCGCGACCTCCCAGGCGGTGACGACGCCCTCGTCCAGGCCCAGCTCGGCGCCGACCGCGCGGGCCACCGGGCCGGTGGCGGCCAGCACCAGGACGCCCGCCGAGGCGAGCACGGTGACCACCACGGCCAGGACCAGCTGCGTCGGCCGCAGCCGCCAGGCGGGACGGCCCTCGTCGACCTCGTGCACGAGGTTGGCCACCCGGGCCGCGGCGGCGACGTACGCCACGGCCGCCCAGAGCAGGCCCGCGGCGGCCACGGCCACCACGACGGGCAGGCCGGGCAGGTCACCGAGGTCGCGCAGCGGCGTGGCCAGCCGGCTCGCGACGTCGGTGGCGACCACCTGGCCCAGGACCCGCTCGACCCGGTCGAGCACCGAGGTCGACCGGCCCAGCAGGGCCAGCCCGGAGGCGAGCGCGAGGCTCGCCCACACCAGGGCCAGCAGGGCGCGGAAGGTCAGGCTGGCGGCCAGGTCGGCGCCGCGGTCGTCGCGGAGCTCGCGCACGGTGAGGCGCAGCACGAACCAGGGCGAGCGCTTCCCCACGGGGGCGTCGGGATCGCGCACGTCGGACCGGTCGGCACCCGGCGGGCGCGGGCCCACGACCGGGCCGGTCGGGCTGCCCGAGGGGGCGGGGGCCGCGGCGACGCCGGGGGGCACGTGGAGCGGCTGGGTGTGCTCCACGTCCTGGGATTCGGGAGCGGTGGGGGCGTCGGTGGTGCGGGGGGTGAACAGGGGCATGGCTAGGCCTTTCGCTCGGGGGACCCGTGCTGGAGCTGGGACCAGGCGATCCCGTCGAGGATGTCGTGCTCGGAGACGAGCAGGGAGTCGACGCGGGTGCGGGCCAGCACCCGGGTCAGGACGAGCCCGCCGGCGGCGATGACGTCGGCGCGGCCGGGGTGCATGTAGCCGAGCGCCCGGCGCTGCTCGACGTCGAGGGAGAGCAGGTGGGTCACGGCGCCCTGCACGGCGTCGACCGGCAGCACGCTGTGGTGGATCAGGGCCCGGTCGTAGGAGTCGAGACCGAGCACGGCCGCCGCCAGCGTCGTGACCGTGCCCGCCACCCCGATGACCGCGCCGGCGACGGCGGGGTCGACCTCGCAGGTGTCCAGCACGGCGTCGATAGCGGCGACCGCCTCGTCGATCTCGGCCCGCGAGGGCGGGTCGCCGGCCAGGCAGCGCTCGGTGAGCCGGACCGAGCCGATGTCGAGCGAGTGCTGTCCGCGGACGGTGCCGTCGGCGCCACCGAGGACGAGCTCGGTCGACCCTCCCCCGATGTCGAGCACCAGGATCGGCTCCGGCAGCGGCGGCAGGTCGCGCACCGCCCCCGCGAAGGTGGCCCGCGCCTCCTGCTCCCCGTCGAGCACCTCGGGCACCACGCCGGTGCGCTCGCGGATGCCGTCGAGGAGGTCCTGGGCGTTCTCGGCGTCACGGGCGGCCGAGGTGGCGCAGAAGCGCACCGACGCCACGTCGTGGGGCCGGACCAGGTCCATCAGCTCCTCGGTGGTGTCGAGGACCCGCGTGACGGCGGCGTCGGAGAGCCGACCGGTGCGGTCGACGCCCTGGCCGAGCCGCACGATCCGCATCTCGCGCACCAGCTCGGTCGCGGTGCCGGCCACGGGGTCGAGGTCGGTCACCAGCACCCGCAGGCTGTTGGTGCCGCAGTCGAAGGCCGCCACCCGGGTCACGCCGGCTCCTCGGCGTCGGCACCGACGCACGGTCCCCGCTGCCACCAGGCCCCCAGGGCGTCGAGCACCTCGTCGCCGAGCGGGTTGGTCCCCGGCCCCTGGGCGAGAGACTGGCCCGCGAGCACGTGCAGGCACTTGACCCGCCCGGGCATGCCGCCCGCGGAGACGCCGGCGATCTCGGGCACCTCGCCGATCGCGGCGCGGGCCTCGAGGTAGGCGTCGTGGGCCCGGGCGTACGCCGCGGCGAGCTCCTCGTCGGCGCTCAGGCGCTCGGACATCTCGCGCATCAGCCCCGAGGCCTCCAGGGTCCCGATCATCGAGGCCGCCCGCGGACAGGTCAGGTAGAAGGTGGTCGGGAACGGCGTCCCGTCGTCGAGCCGCGGCTCGGTGGCGACCACGTCGGGGTTGCCGCACGGGCAGCGGTGCGCGACGGCGTGGATCGACCGGGGCGGCCGACCGAGCTGCGCCGCGACCACCGCCTCGTCGGAGGGGTCGATGGGCATGGTCAGTCTCCGGACGACGGGGTCGGGGGGTCGATCTGCTCCGCGGGGTTGTCGAGCTTCTCCGGGTGGTCGGCCACCTCGACGGTGGTCCACACCTTGTCCCACCAGGCGTCGGTGGCGACCTCCGGCACGGAGTCGGGGTCGGTCAGCTCGTCGGTGCGCTCCAGCGGCTTGCCGTCGCGGTCGATCACCTGGTAGCTGGTCTCGCCGGGCATCACCCAGCCCAGCCGCTCGCGGGCCTGCGCCTCGACGTACGCCTCGTCCTTCCAGCGGCGCTTCTCGCGCTCGAGGGTGGAGATCTCGGTCTGCGAGGAGGCGATCTGGGCCTTCAGGTCGTTGATGTGCGAGCGCTGGTCGAGGTAGGCCCGCATCGAGGACGCGTAGGAGACGACCAGCACCGCCAGCACCAGGACGAGCACGACCATCCGCTGGGTGAAGCGGGGGCGCGGCGCGGCCGGGTCCCGGCGCTCGCGCCCGCCCGACCGGCTCCCGGGTCGCAGGTTGCCCGGGAGGTGCCGAGGGGTGGAGCCCCGTCGCTCGGACCGCCCGCGGCGGCGGGGGCCCTGCTGGGGTTCGTCTCGGCGTGCCACGGTGCGGGGTCAGCCCTGGAAGCGGGGGAACGCGCCGCGGCCGGCGTAGCGGGCCGCGTCGTCGAGCTCCTCCTCGATGCGCAGCAGCTGGTTGTACTTCGCGACGCGCTCCGAGCGGGCCGGGGCACCGGTCTTGATCTGGCCGCAGTTGGTGGCGACGGCGAGGTCGGCGATCGTGGTGTCCTCGGTCTCGCCCGAGCGGTGGCTCATCATGCTGCGGAAGCCGTTGCGGTGGGCCAGCTCGACGGAGTCGAGGGTCTCCGTGAGCGAGCCGATCTGGTTGACCTTCACCAGCAGGGCGTTGGCCTGGCCGCCGGTGATGCCGCGCTGCAGCCGCTCCACGTTGGTGACGAACAGGTCGTCGCCGACGATCTGGATCTGGCCGCCGAGGCGCTCGGTCATGGCCTTCCAGCCGTCCCAGTCCTCCTCGTCCAGCGGGTCCTCGATCGAGACGATGGGGTACGACGCGACGAGGTCGGCGTAGTAGTCGATCATCTCCAGGCTCGACTTGTGCGCCCCCTCGAAGGCGTACTTCTTCTTCTCGTGGAACTCCGAGGCCGCGACGTCGAGCGCCAGGCCGAAGTCGCGGCCCAGGGTGAACCCGGCGGCGTCGATCGCGTCGGCGATCAGGTCCAGGGCGGCGCGGTTGCTCGACAGGTCGGGGGCGAACCCGCCCTCGTCGCCGACGCCCGTGGCCAGGCCCTTCTTCTTCAGCACCGACTTCAGCGCCTGGTAGACCTCGGCGCCCTGCTGCAGCGCCTCGCGGAAGGTGGGAGCGCCGATCGGCGCGATCATGAACTCCTGGACGTCCACGTTGGTGTCCGCGTGCGCGCCGCCGTTGAGGATGTTCATCATCGGCACGGGCAGCACGTGGGCGTTGGGTCCGCCGACGTAGCGGAACAGCGGCAGGCCCGAGCTCACCGAGGCGGCGCGGGCGACGGCCAGGGAGACGCCGAGGATGGCGTTGGCGCCGAGGTTGGCCTTGTTGGGGGTGCCGTCCAGGTCGAGCATGGCCTGGTCGACCAGGCGCTGGTCCGTGGCGTCGAGGCCGATGATCTCCGGCTCGATCTGGTCCTGGACCGCGGCCACGGCCTTCTGGGTGCCCTTGCCGCCGTAGCGCTTGCCGCCGTCGCGCAGCTCCACGGCCTCGAAGGCGCCGGTGGAGGCGCCCGAGGGCACGGCCGCGCGGCCGACGGAGTCGTCGTCGAGGAGGACCTCGACCTCGACCGTGGGGTTGCCGCGCGAGTCGAGGATCTCGCGGGCGAGGACGGTGTCGATGGAAGCCAAGGTGGTGCTCCTGATCCAGGGGGTGGACTGCCGAACCAGCCTAACCATCCCGACGGCCGATCCTCGGGAGCACCCGCCCGGCGGACCTCAGTCCCGGGTGCGCCGCACCGCGTCGCGCAGCGCCTGTTCCGGGTCGATGCCCGAGGACCGCGCCTGGGCCACCAGCGCGAGCAGCTGGTCGCCCAGCTCGGCCTCGGGGCCGGGAGCCGGCCGCGGGGTGGTCCGCAGGCCGGCCCGCTCCTGGCGGTCGAGCACCTTGGCGGCGCGGCTCAGCGCGGGCAGCGCGAGCGCGATCCCCTCCCAGGGATCGGTGCGCTGCTTCTCGGTGGCCTTGGCCTGCTCCCAGGCGTCGTTGATGCGCGCCGGGTCGGTCTCGACCAGGTCCCCGAACACGTGGGGGTTGCGGTGCAGCAGCTTGTCGCGGAGGCCGGCGGCCACGTCCTCGAGGTCGAAGCGGCCCTGCTCCTCCGCGATGGCGGCGTGGAACAGCACCTGGAGCAGCACGTCGCCGAGCTCCTCGCGCAGCTCGGCGTCCTGCCCCGCCTCGATCGCCTCCAGCAGCTCGTA
This genomic interval from Nocardioides scoriae contains the following:
- the eno gene encoding phosphopyruvate hydratase → MASIDTVLAREILDSRGNPTVEVEVLLDDDSVGRAAVPSGASTGAFEAVELRDGGKRYGGKGTQKAVAAVQDQIEPEIIGLDATDQRLVDQAMLDLDGTPNKANLGANAILGVSLAVARAASVSSGLPLFRYVGGPNAHVLPVPMMNILNGGAHADTNVDVQEFMIAPIGAPTFREALQQGAEVYQALKSVLKKKGLATGVGDEGGFAPDLSSNRAALDLIADAIDAAGFTLGRDFGLALDVAASEFHEKKKYAFEGAHKSSLEMIDYYADLVASYPIVSIEDPLDEEDWDGWKAMTERLGGQIQIVGDDLFVTNVERLQRGITGGQANALLVKVNQIGSLTETLDSVELAHRNGFRSMMSHRSGETEDTTIADLAVATNCGQIKTGAPARSERVAKYNQLLRIEEELDDAARYAGRGAFPRFQG
- a CDS encoding SGNH/GDSL hydrolase family protein — protein: MAAATAYGSGGLTALGASLYALLRAEAVIARRTIGPAGLRVPDATGWYGRGRPGPALRLALLGDSSAAGYGVDSVEQTPGAWLASSVAERADRRVHLRAYPKVGAQSSALEGQVTAALAGSPDVVVVFIGANDVTHAVLPSASVRHLSDAVRRLTAAGVAVVVGTCPDLGTIQPLPPPLRQVARVWSRRLAAAQTIAVVEAGGRTVSLASILGEEFASAPALLFGPDRFHPSARGYESMARVMVPSVLAALGFGEVEEDAPRAVRGEAVLPIGYAATRASENPGTEIDGTEVGGATRGVGGRWVTLMRRRLLPTGAAETPDESDATDAPTEDSVEAPG
- a CDS encoding DUF501 domain-containing protein — its product is MPIDPSDEAVVAAQLGRPPRSIHAVAHRCPCGNPDVVATEPRLDDGTPFPTTFYLTCPRAASMIGTLEASGLMREMSERLSADEELAAAYARAHDAYLEARAAIGEVPEIAGVSAGGMPGRVKCLHVLAGQSLAQGPGTNPLGDEVLDALGAWWQRGPCVGADAEEPA
- a CDS encoding Ppx/GppA phosphatase family protein; protein product: MTRVAAFDCGTNSLRVLVTDLDPVAGTATELVREMRIVRLGQGVDRTGRLSDAAVTRVLDTTEELMDLVRPHDVASVRFCATSAARDAENAQDLLDGIRERTGVVPEVLDGEQEARATFAGAVRDLPPLPEPILVLDIGGGSTELVLGGADGTVRGQHSLDIGSVRLTERCLAGDPPSRAEIDEAVAAIDAVLDTCEVDPAVAGAVIGVAGTVTTLAAAVLGLDSYDRALIHHSVLPVDAVQGAVTHLLSLDVEQRRALGYMHPGRADVIAAGGLVLTRVLARTRVDSLLVSEHDILDGIAWSQLQHGSPERKA
- a CDS encoding Bax inhibitor-1/YccA family protein, producing MQSNNPVFTRSEGFNGRGNASVGSPSTWSTGLGQGSGPGGYGSYDQGGLGGGYAPAPQLDQGRMTIDSVVQKTGLSLGVVVLVAAATWVLTGDLGNASTAQGTLGTLYALSLVGSLGGFVLAMVNSFKKVISPALVLAYAAMQGLFVGAFSKVVEATFVGPGQSGLVLQAVAGTFMAVVGTLAAYKFFDIRVTPKFRIFVTAAMIGFVAVSLFSFVLSFFGAGLGVNGFGTVGMVFAALGVVLGVFMLIMDFDFVERGIEAGLPDRESWRAAFGLTVTIVWIYVQLLRLLAILRGND
- a CDS encoding uracil-DNA glycosylase yields the protein MTVPGSGWPGDPVAPGVPVPVAARGAAGVARLAARASLPELDARVSVCRACPRLVDWREQVAREKRAAYAGEDYWGRPVPGFGDPHARVLVMGLAPAAHGANRTGRVFTGDRSGDWLFASLHRVGLASRPTSTHAGDGLELRSTRVVAAVRCAPPDNKPTTEERDTCAPWVERELRLLLPTLRVVVCLGGFGWDAALRSLERAGVAVPRPRPRFGHGAEVVLGELTLLGCYHPSQQNTFTGRLTEPMLDAVLGRAAGLADLGSL
- a CDS encoding FtsB family cell division protein, producing MVVLVLVLAVLVVSYASSMRAYLDQRSHINDLKAQIASSQTEISTLEREKRRWKDEAYVEAQARERLGWVMPGETSYQVIDRDGKPLERTDELTDPDSVPEVATDAWWDKVWTTVEVADHPEKLDNPAEQIDPPTPSSGD
- a CDS encoding endonuclease/exonuclease/phosphatase family protein, with the protein product MNTRRFSVRPALIAAAGAALLLAPLSVAAPSSAATDDPAYRATSAPNVFYPVAGGAGVKDLKTFSSRRQATDVAAPCGTSVRASHPGTARVLKRTVKGRSAYLVRVYTGTADLSTSYGWLASPAVVDGQVLQSGQVLGALTRHLTTRACSLAFAVTKDGKAVNPTTWLARYVGDAPPVGRLYDTAGIDLVSFNLLGANHTENSPVYATYPSRMRRAMQLLDDRAIDVAGLQEFQKPQAQWFDANGYDQTWGEFYFDPPGKSWDPDNAIIWRRSTMELVESQTFSVPYFGGNLRAMPAVLLREKATGRTAWYLNVHNPASSKQRGDHAVWRAQAVAIERQKVVDLRATGRPVFLVGDFNDAEPAFCPLTAGKLMISPNSLPSDTCAFPAKGRSIDWIFAAGQVRFSYFLRDTTTRTSKITDHPIIQTRAHLQD
- a CDS encoding YhjD/YihY/BrkB family envelope integrity protein gives rise to the protein MPLFTPRTTDAPTAPESQDVEHTQPLHVPPGVAAAPAPSGSPTGPVVGPRPPGADRSDVRDPDAPVGKRSPWFVLRLTVRELRDDRGADLAASLTFRALLALVWASLALASGLALLGRSTSVLDRVERVLGQVVATDVASRLATPLRDLGDLPGLPVVVAVAAAGLLWAAVAYVAAAARVANLVHEVDEGRPAWRLRPTQLVLAVVVTVLASAGVLVLAATGPVARAVGAELGLDEGVVTAWEVAKWPVLALVVLAVVVLLQRSTPNAVLPRRLLTPGSVLAFLAWLVLGVAAAVAVAATSRVDGGPTRLLVAAVGVLVVLLWAWLSHVALVLGAELDAELERGRQLQHGVAAEERLQLPLRDERGVRRAEARRERDHAAQREIREAAAGHGDPADRPFGRPGSAAPRR
- a CDS encoding MazG family protein; its protein translation is MTTTALLEVVAMMRRLRAECGWKAAQTHRTLARHLLEETYELLEAIEAGQDAELREELGDVLLQVLFHAAIAEEQGRFDLEDVAAGLRDKLLHRNPHVFGDLVETDPARINDAWEQAKATEKQRTDPWEGIALALPALSRAAKVLDRQERAGLRTTPRPAPGPEAELGDQLLALVAQARSSGIDPEQALRDAVRRTRD